In Lotus japonicus ecotype B-129 chromosome 5, LjGifu_v1.2, one genomic interval encodes:
- the LOC130719312 gene encoding uncharacterized protein LOC130719312, producing MSSTSDDGSNATPPPPKADLAPPTPTSAKADFHPALVVSNIKNHIPLVLDMETDRYGTWAELFHIHARSHRVLHHIVPSTDKPPPAVTDPTYDQWATLDSIVLQWIYSTISLDLLSTVMEPNSTALAAWERLADIFHDNQNARAVALEQEFSSVRMETFPNVTTYCQRLKTLSD from the coding sequence aTGTCTTCCACTTCCGATGACGGTAGCAATGcgactcctcctcctcccaaGGCCGATCTTGCCCCACCTACTCCAACATCTGCCAAGGCGGATTTTCATCCTGCTCTTGTCGTTTCCAACATTAAGAATCACATTCCTCTTGTCCTTGATATGGAAACTGATCGCTATGGCACGTGGGCGGAACTTTTTCACATTCATGCCCGTTCTCATCGGGTTCTGCATCATATTGTTCCCTCCACAGACAAACCCCCACCAGCCGTCACTGACCCCACCTATGATCAGTGGGCTACTTTGGATTCCATCGTCCTACAGTGGATCTATTCCACCATTTCCCTTGACTTGCTGTCCACAGTCATGGAACCCAATTCCACAGCTTTGGCCGCTTGGGAGCGTTTGGCTGATATCTTCCATGACAATCAGAATGCGCGTGCAGTTGCTTTGGAGCAGGAATTCTCTAGTGTCCGTATGGAGACCTTTCCGAATGTCACTACTTACTGTCAGCGTCTGAAGACGCTTTCTGACTAG
- the LOC130718613 gene encoding universal stress protein A-like protein, whose protein sequence is MEASGGGDVQVSGGAGERRMKMKVMVAIDESELSFHALKWALDNVLNTMATTATPDENIEGGGGGGMVFLVHIEPVFHHAVYPIGSAGAVYYPPSVVEGSVKKAQQEKSVSIVSRALHMCKDKQIKAQSVILNGDPREMICQAVEQMQVDLLIMGSRGLGKIKRTFLGSVSDYCAHHAKAPILIVKPQEEDHKKK, encoded by the exons ATGGAAGCAAGTGGAGGCGGTGATGTGCAAGTGAGCGGTGGTGCAGGGGAGCgcaggatgaagatgaaggtgatgGTGGCTATTGATGAAAGTGAATTGAGTTTCCATGCTCTTAAGTGGGCTCTTGACAACGTCTTAAACACCATGGCAACTACTGCAACACCAGATGAGAATATTGAAggcggcggtggcggcggcATGGTGTTTCTGGTTCACATTGAGCCCGTTTTCCACCACGCTGTGTATCCCATTGGATCTGCCGGAGCTG TTTACTATCCTCCGTCTGTGGTGGAGGGCTCCGTGAAGAAGGCCCAACAAGAAAAATCTGTATCTATTGTTTCACGGGCATTGCATATGTGCAAGGATAAGCAG ATAAAAGCACAAAGTGTAATTCTTAATGGAGACCCAAGGGAAATGATTTGTCAGGCCGTAGAGCAAATGCAAGTTGATCTTTTAATCATGGGTAGCCGAGGCCTTGGCAAGATCAAAAG GACATTTCTTGGTAGTGTGAGTGACTATTGTGCACATCATGCAAAAGCACCGATCCTCATTGTGAAACCACAAGAGGAGGACCATAAAAAGAAGTAA
- the LOC130718614 gene encoding universal stress protein A-like protein, whose amino-acid sequence MEASGGGDMPVSVGAGERRMKMKVMVAVDESDCSFHALKWALDNVLNNMTTTATPDENIEDGGGMVFLVHVEPAFHPAVYPIGTSALYPASASLEDLMRKAQREKSTSTLSRALQMCRDNQIKAESIILTGDAREMICQAADQMHVDLLIMGSRGLGMLKRTFLGSVSDYCAHHAKTPILIVKPPEDKEHKKKK is encoded by the exons ATGGAAGCAAGTGGAGGCGGTGATATGCCGGTGAGTGTCGGTGCAGGGGAgcggaggatgaagatgaaggtgatgGTGGCGGTTGATGAAAGTGATTGCAGCTTCCATGCTCTTAAGTGGGCCCTTGACAACGTCTTAAACAACATGACCACTACTGCAACACCAGATGAAAATATTGAAGATGGCGGCGGCATGGTGTTCTTGGTTCATGTTGAGCCCGCTTTCCACCCTGCTGTGTATCCGATTGGAACCTCGG CTTTGTATCCTGCGTCTGCATCGTTGGAGGATTTGATGAGGAAGGCCCAAAGAGAAAAATCAACATCCACTCTTTCACGGGCACTGCAAATGTGCAGGGATAACCAG ATAAAAGCAGAAAGTATCATTCTTACTGGAGATGCAAGGGAAATGATTTGTCAGGCTGCAGATCAGATGCACGTTGATCTTTTAATCATGGGTAGCCGTGGCCTTGGCATGCTCAAAAG GACATTTCTTGGAAGTGTGAGTGACTATTGTGCACATCATGCAAAAACGCCGATACTCATTGTGAAACCACCAGAGGATAAGGAGCACAAAAAGAAGAAGTAA
- the LOC130720894 gene encoding uncharacterized protein LOC130720894 translates to MEEQLELNPNSVTGLTESSAPSYEEDIDEDAPVLSSHALAALKEFLAEQQPSHSDAGDSEVALVSEDWRLSQFWYDAETAKTVAEEVLGLCGGGVDSRVACIACPTLYAYLKKMDPSVSMQLLEYDKRFEQYGSDYTFYDYNHPEELPSELKHSFRVVVADPPYLSKECLEKVAETICFLTQPGESFLLLLTGEVQKERAAEILGLHPCGFRPHHSSKLGNEFRLFTNYDPGTRLGGWEK, encoded by the exons ATGGAGGAGCAACTCGAACTGAACCCTAACTCGGTCACCGGACTCACTGAGTCCTCCGCGCCGTCCTACGAAGAAGACATTGACGAGGACGCTCCAGTTCTGAGCTCCCATGCTCTCGCCGCCCTCAAAGAGTTCCTCGCCGAGCAGCAGCCGAGCCACTCTGACGCCGGAGACTCCGAAGTTGCTCTGGTGTCCGAGGATTGGAGGTTGAGCCAGTTCTGGTACGACGCTGAAACCGCAAAGACCGTCGCTGAAGAGGTGCTCGGGCTCTGCGGCGGCGGTGTCGATTCTCGCGTCGCCTGCATCGCTTGCCCTACACTCTATGCCTATCTCAAG AAAATGGATCCTAGTGTTTCTATGCAACTTCTTGAGTATGACAAACGTTTTGAGCAATATGGAAGTGATTACACATTTTATGACTACAATCATCCTGAGGAGTTACCATCAGAATTGAAGCACTCTTTCAGAGTTGTAGTTGCAGATCCTCCTTATTTG AGCAAAGAGTGCTTGGAGAAAGTTGCTGAAACTATTTGTTTTCTCACACAACCTGGAGAGTCATTTTTGCTTCTACTCACCG GTGAAGTGCAGAAAGAAAGGGCCGCTGAGATCTTGGGTTTGCATCCGTGTGGTTTTAGGCCTCATCATTCCAGCAAACTTGGAAATGAATTTCGTTTGTTCACAAACTATGACCCCGGAACGAGACTAGGAGGGTGGGAAAAATAG